The following are encoded in a window of Acidicapsa ligni genomic DNA:
- a CDS encoding alpha-galactosidase codes for MLFAATSRASAQASKANIRYNATTRVFRIDTARTSYIMGVNEADQVQNLYWGHRLPNSDEFATAKSMPGAASFDPPITTTPEEYTGWGGMLYVEPSLKVTFPDGNRDLVLKYVSYKIDGDQLSLLMKDISREVYVTLNYRADGEIGILRRSAEVENRTDGPITIEQVSAATWNLPRGTDYRLRYLTGRWAGEWTIQQQPIHPGKTILESRRGTTGAQNNPWFAIDHEGDNDSERGGVWFGALGWSGSWQISIEQDMLQQVRVNGGPNSFDFAYRVAKGGKFQTPEFYAGYSDEGIGGASRLLHRYEIDSILPGAPKPKLRPVLYNSWEATGFDVNEAGQMALAEKAASIGVERFVMDDGWFGQRKDDRAGLGDWYVNPQKFPNGLKPLIDKVHSLNMDFGLWVEPEMVNPDSDLYRKHPDWILNFPGRPHTEGRNQLVLNLARPDVRAYVFGFLDKLLTDNQIAFLKWDYNRNWSEPGWPAVPLDEQKDVYVDFTRNLYSILSELRAKHPSVEIESCSGGGSRVDLGIMRLTDEVWPSDNTDAYDRLLIQNGFTYAYSPGVMMAWVTDSPSWANQRALSLEYRFLSSMQGSLGIGANLNKWAPEDFATARKMIAQYKTIRETVQRGELYRLIAPEHGSEQSVTESVARDGHEAVVFAFLHSSNELYPYPRLHLRGLDPDTQYRINVLDGRLASDTPEHASGAYWMDRGIDVDLQGDFRAMTFRLERINGNQ; via the coding sequence ATGCTTTTCGCTGCTACAAGCAGAGCGTCTGCTCAGGCATCGAAGGCAAACATACGCTACAACGCAACAACGCGCGTCTTCCGAATAGACACAGCCCGCACCAGCTACATCATGGGCGTCAACGAAGCCGACCAGGTTCAGAATCTCTATTGGGGCCATAGGCTGCCGAACTCGGACGAGTTCGCCACAGCGAAGTCGATGCCCGGCGCGGCATCCTTCGACCCTCCTATCACTACAACTCCAGAGGAGTACACCGGCTGGGGCGGAATGTTGTATGTGGAGCCGAGCCTGAAGGTGACCTTCCCTGATGGCAATCGCGATCTGGTGCTCAAGTATGTGAGCTACAAGATTGACGGCGATCAGCTCAGCCTGTTGATGAAGGACATTTCGCGCGAGGTTTACGTTACCCTCAACTATCGTGCGGATGGCGAAATAGGCATTCTGCGTCGTTCCGCTGAAGTAGAAAATCGCACCGATGGCCCGATCACGATTGAACAGGTCTCGGCTGCGACATGGAATCTTCCGCGTGGCACGGACTACCGCCTGCGTTATCTTACCGGGCGCTGGGCTGGAGAGTGGACCATCCAGCAGCAGCCAATTCATCCGGGAAAGACAATCCTTGAAAGCCGTCGCGGGACGACCGGCGCACAAAATAATCCTTGGTTCGCAATTGACCACGAAGGCGATAACGATTCGGAACGAGGCGGCGTATGGTTCGGCGCCCTGGGCTGGAGCGGCTCGTGGCAAATCTCGATTGAGCAGGACATGCTGCAACAGGTTCGAGTCAATGGCGGACCGAACAGCTTCGATTTCGCCTATCGCGTTGCGAAGGGCGGCAAGTTTCAAACTCCTGAATTTTATGCCGGGTACTCAGACGAAGGCATCGGGGGCGCATCTCGACTCCTTCACCGATACGAGATCGACAGCATTCTTCCTGGAGCACCGAAGCCAAAGCTGCGTCCTGTGCTCTACAACTCATGGGAGGCTACAGGTTTCGATGTGAATGAAGCCGGGCAAATGGCGTTGGCCGAGAAGGCTGCGAGTATAGGTGTCGAACGTTTCGTGATGGATGACGGCTGGTTCGGCCAACGGAAGGACGATCGGGCTGGGTTAGGCGATTGGTATGTCAATCCACAGAAGTTTCCGAATGGGCTAAAGCCACTCATCGATAAGGTTCATTCGCTCAATATGGACTTTGGGCTGTGGGTAGAGCCAGAGATGGTAAACCCTGACAGCGATCTATATCGCAAGCATCCCGACTGGATTCTGAATTTCCCCGGGCGTCCCCATACTGAAGGCCGTAATCAACTGGTGCTCAATCTTGCGCGACCGGATGTGCGTGCCTATGTCTTCGGCTTCCTCGATAAACTCCTCACCGACAATCAGATCGCATTTCTCAAATGGGATTACAACCGCAACTGGTCCGAACCGGGTTGGCCTGCCGTTCCGCTCGATGAGCAGAAAGATGTGTATGTCGACTTCACTCGAAATCTCTACAGCATCCTCTCTGAATTGCGGGCAAAACATCCCAGCGTCGAAATCGAGAGTTGTTCGGGAGGCGGCAGCCGGGTCGACCTGGGGATCATGCGCCTCACCGATGAGGTATGGCCTTCCGACAATACCGACGCCTATGACCGGCTGCTGATCCAGAATGGATTTACCTATGCCTATTCGCCTGGAGTGATGATGGCCTGGGTGACCGATTCCCCAAGCTGGGCCAATCAACGCGCTCTTTCGCTGGAGTATCGGTTCCTTTCTTCGATGCAGGGATCTCTCGGTATTGGAGCCAATCTCAATAAGTGGGCACCCGAAGACTTTGCCACAGCCCGTAAGATGATTGCGCAATACAAAACGATCCGGGAGACGGTGCAGAGGGGCGAGCTCTATCGACTGATTGCACCTGAACACGGCAGCGAGCAATCGGTAACCGAATCAGTCGCGCGCGACGGCCACGAAGCCGTTGTCTTCGCGTTCCTTCATTCGAGCAATGAGCTTTACCCCTATCCTCGGCTCCATTTGCGAGGTCTCGATCCTGATACGCAGTACCGAATCAACGTCCTTGATGGCAGACTTGCGTCGGATACTCCTGAGCATGCAAGCGGCGCCTACTGGATGGACCGAGGCATCGATGTGGATTTACAGGGGGATTTCCGCGCTATGACCTTTCGATTGGAGCGCATAAACGGGAATCAGTGA
- a CDS encoding glycoside hydrolase family 97 protein, with product MRGFYKVAVVCLISGAGSVAQAQVPVTTLTSPDGRLSAIFGIHADKNADRNSAADNGQLVYSVKFLGKQVLDDSGLSLDLEGAESLGEHVHIATSQSSDGVDDFRLANAKTSSVHEAYRSLILQLEEGSAPNRHFAVEARAYNDGLAFRYFIPRQDAIQKIRLRGEKTEFRLTTDATDWALELPNYRSSYESEYVKLPTTAFSNQGGVSSNFLIGLPLLMHAPGTAWMALMEADIEGNSSMYVTNPSGNWAGHWFVSKLSPRFDNSELAVESVAPWHSPWRVLLVADNPGRLLESTTVYALNPPSRIEDTSWIHPGKASWNWWVNDVDAHGTPAFTTENMKRYVDFSAQSGFTYMVLDAGWSKSDITQLNGKVDVPELVRYAATKGVKIWIWLYSGSVMKQMHEAFPLYEKWGVAGIKIDFINRDDQQGVQFYYDVAQEAARDHLLVDFHGTRTPWGIERTWPNVLSYEGVLGLENNKVGRRDSPVDRTVFAFTRSLAGPMDYTPGAFDNATEDGYSPRDSSPMAMGTRAQQLALYVVFQTPLQMVSDSPEAYAGQAAFQFIKDVPVSWDETRVLNGEPGEYATVARRHGQEWYVGSITNWTPRDIALPLSFLGDGIYTAQIYEDGKDAATDAKQVAILTRTVAKNQNLHLHLAPGGGFAIRIVPGKGR from the coding sequence GTGCGTGGATTTTACAAAGTTGCCGTCGTTTGCCTTATCTCAGGAGCCGGGAGTGTTGCCCAGGCACAGGTTCCCGTCACAACACTCACCTCGCCAGACGGCCGGCTCTCGGCCATCTTCGGCATTCATGCTGATAAGAATGCTGATCGGAATTCCGCAGCGGACAACGGGCAATTGGTTTACTCGGTGAAATTTCTGGGTAAGCAAGTCCTCGATGATTCTGGCCTTTCGCTGGATCTTGAGGGGGCTGAGTCATTGGGGGAGCACGTTCACATTGCCACGAGCCAGAGTAGCGATGGGGTAGATGACTTCAGGCTCGCAAATGCCAAAACGAGTTCAGTTCATGAGGCCTATCGCAGTCTGATCTTGCAGTTGGAAGAAGGCTCAGCGCCCAATCGTCATTTTGCAGTTGAAGCAAGGGCCTATAACGATGGCCTTGCGTTTCGTTACTTCATTCCCCGGCAGGATGCGATTCAGAAGATTCGTTTACGTGGCGAGAAGACAGAATTCCGGCTGACAACGGATGCTACGGACTGGGCGCTTGAGCTGCCGAATTATCGCAGCAGTTACGAGAGCGAGTATGTCAAACTGCCGACTACCGCGTTCAGCAATCAGGGTGGAGTTTCAAGCAACTTTCTGATAGGACTGCCCCTTCTCATGCATGCTCCGGGCACTGCATGGATGGCACTGATGGAGGCTGACATCGAAGGCAATAGCTCGATGTATGTCACTAATCCTTCGGGAAACTGGGCGGGTCACTGGTTTGTGTCGAAGCTATCTCCTCGTTTCGATAATTCGGAATTGGCGGTCGAAAGCGTCGCTCCGTGGCACTCGCCCTGGCGCGTTCTTCTGGTTGCTGACAATCCTGGTCGATTGCTGGAATCCACGACAGTCTATGCTCTCAATCCTCCGAGCCGCATTGAAGACACGAGCTGGATTCATCCGGGAAAGGCCTCGTGGAACTGGTGGGTCAACGATGTCGATGCCCACGGAACTCCTGCCTTTACTACCGAGAACATGAAACGGTATGTGGACTTCTCTGCTCAATCGGGCTTTACTTACATGGTGCTGGACGCGGGTTGGTCCAAGAGTGACATCACCCAGCTCAACGGCAAAGTAGACGTTCCTGAACTGGTGCGATACGCCGCAACCAAGGGCGTGAAGATCTGGATATGGCTCTATTCCGGCTCGGTGATGAAACAGATGCACGAGGCTTTTCCTCTCTACGAAAAATGGGGAGTCGCGGGCATCAAGATCGACTTCATCAATCGGGACGATCAACAGGGCGTGCAGTTCTACTACGACGTTGCGCAGGAAGCCGCCCGGGATCATTTGCTTGTTGATTTTCATGGAACGCGAACTCCGTGGGGTATCGAACGCACATGGCCGAACGTGCTCAGCTATGAAGGCGTTCTCGGCCTCGAAAACAACAAGGTTGGTCGTCGTGACAGCCCTGTCGATCGCACGGTTTTCGCTTTCACCCGATCGCTTGCAGGCCCAATGGATTACACGCCTGGAGCATTCGACAACGCGACTGAGGATGGATACAGCCCGCGCGACTCAAGTCCGATGGCTATGGGCACCAGAGCCCAGCAGTTGGCGCTCTACGTCGTCTTCCAAACCCCACTCCAGATGGTATCCGATAGCCCCGAGGCTTATGCAGGCCAGGCGGCCTTTCAGTTCATCAAAGATGTACCCGTTTCCTGGGATGAGACTCGAGTTCTAAACGGTGAGCCAGGGGAATACGCCACGGTCGCTCGCAGGCATGGACAGGAATGGTATGTCGGAAGCATCACCAACTGGACTCCGCGAGATATCGCATTGCCACTGAGCTTTCTCGGTGACGGAATCTACACCGCACAAATTTATGAAGATGGAAAAGACGCTGCCACAGATGCCAAGCAGGTAGCTATCCTGACGCGAACGGTTGCGAAAAATCAGAACCTCCACCTTCACCTGGCGCCGGGAGGCGGGTTTGCAATTCGCATCGTTCCAGGGAAGGGACGATGA
- a CDS encoding LacI family DNA-binding transcriptional regulator has product MANPEKTAGVKDIAKALNISLGTVDRALHDRPGVSPKTRDLVLKTAEQLGYTPNLAAQALKLNRRLSVAAVLPRHISHFFDPLREGIRAAAASAVGLNLSLEFFEYPRLGSGDIEAFRRAVLKQYDGIIFLPGDARKYEPLVKRAAQDGVATMCVGSDAPNIDRIGSVSVHASVSGAIAAELLSQNLTSKAEVVIFTGELSTLDHVEKLRGFAAALAVIAPHLTLRPALESHERPREAYRQALEVMQAKTRPSGIYISTANSMPVLKALEELGLLGKIKVVTTDLFRELIPLIEAGKVLATLYQRPFTQGKVALENLLIYLLRDHKPQPILQLAPHVIFRSNLCLFENLVGTSTGEDIEAELRGN; this is encoded by the coding sequence ATGGCCAATCCTGAAAAAACTGCTGGCGTCAAAGACATCGCTAAAGCATTGAACATCTCGCTTGGCACGGTGGACCGTGCGTTGCACGATCGTCCGGGAGTAAGTCCAAAGACGAGAGATCTTGTTCTCAAGACGGCCGAACAGCTCGGCTACACTCCAAATCTCGCCGCCCAGGCTCTCAAACTCAACCGCCGCTTGTCGGTGGCTGCGGTTCTGCCCAGGCACATATCCCACTTCTTCGACCCTTTGCGAGAAGGAATTCGCGCTGCGGCAGCCTCGGCTGTTGGATTGAATCTTAGCCTTGAGTTTTTCGAGTACCCGCGACTTGGCAGTGGTGATATCGAGGCGTTTCGCCGCGCTGTGCTGAAGCAGTACGACGGGATCATCTTTCTTCCTGGAGACGCGCGCAAGTACGAGCCATTGGTCAAGAGAGCTGCTCAGGACGGCGTGGCAACCATGTGCGTCGGAAGCGACGCGCCGAATATCGACCGGATTGGTTCCGTGTCGGTACATGCGTCCGTCAGCGGCGCCATTGCCGCAGAGTTGCTCTCTCAGAATCTGACGTCCAAAGCGGAGGTCGTTATATTTACCGGCGAGCTTTCCACTCTGGACCACGTGGAGAAGCTGCGAGGCTTTGCAGCGGCTCTGGCTGTGATTGCTCCTCACCTGACCCTGCGCCCGGCGCTCGAAAGCCATGAACGGCCACGAGAGGCATATCGTCAGGCGCTGGAAGTGATGCAGGCGAAAACGCGTCCCAGCGGCATCTACATCAGCACAGCGAACAGCATGCCAGTCCTGAAAGCTCTGGAGGAGTTGGGCCTGCTTGGAAAAATCAAGGTGGTTACCACTGACCTCTTTCGAGAGCTCATTCCTTTGATAGAAGCGGGCAAAGTTCTGGCGACTTTGTATCAGCGCCCGTTCACGCAGGGAAAAGTTGCACTCGAAAATCTGCTCATCTATCTTCTGCGCGATCATAAGCCGCAGCCGATCCTGCAGCTTGCTCCCCACGTGATCTTTCGGAGCAATCTCTGTCTGTTTGAAAACCTGGTCGGAACATCCACGGGTGAAGATATCGAAGCCGAGCTTCGCGGCAACTAG